CACTATTGCCCTGTGGTTTATGGAGGCAGCGATGTAATTCGATCACTCACTTTTAAAAGCAACCAAAGGACATTTGGGCCATTTGGAGTTGAAGAAGGAACGCCTTTTCATTTCATGACGCACGGAAGTCATATAGTAGGTTTCTATGGAAGAAACGGATGGTTTTTAGATTCGATTGGGTTCTGCTTATCACCCATtaaaaccaacatctttcaaagattTCAAATGATGTTTAAAGGATTTCACCCTCTTGGTGCCAAAGATAGTGAGCCGCACAAAAACAAGGGCTCGAATGGTTATCGTTGGGGCATATGACTATATGAGTATACATATATTAGTTGGTGTGATGCTTTATTTTGCCATTTTAGTGTGTTGCATAAGTTTGTTGCTTATAGTATGGAGAAGCATAGATATTAAATAAAAGAATCTAGAGATGTGGTCAAAATTCCATATTTGTATTATGCAATATGCAATCTAGAATCTAATAATTCATTTTGGACCAACAAAGTTGTATGATTCAAATTTAATGCCAATAATTCGATCTCTAACTATGCGCTCAAAAGAGTATTTTCCTTACAACAAACATGCTTTGTTTTTGGATGAAAAGTAATCCATGTTTGGAGTATTACTGTATTATTTACTATTCCAGATATCCGATGATGGTACCTATTTGATTTAAGAAtacatttaatttaatataatttagtTATCTTACATAAGTTTTAGTTTTACATTTATTTATACTACGTATAAGAGAAAGTTGATATGTTACGGAGTATGATTTTATGTAATATACACATCTTCTCTATCTTCTCTATATATTATAGTAAAGTGATAATTAGCAAATCAGTCTTCAAAAAAGCTTACTTGGCACAATCTAGACCCTTAGATTATAAAGTCAAAATGTATTCGACTTCAGTGTATAAGGTTTGGAATGATAAATCCATTGTGGGTCGGGCCGATTTTGTTTTTAAGGAGAAATTAAAAAAAACTAAAGGCGGGATTGAAATCTTGGGCTCGAACTATGTATGGTGAGCTTGATGAAAACATCAGTAAGATTCGAAAACAGATTGTGGATTGGGAGTTGTGGGTTGTACCAAACACCCCTTCTGAAACGGACATTATAAATCATGAAACTTTGTTATCACAGCTTCTTTCTCTTGAAAAAAAGCAAGAAATCTATGCTACAACAAAAAAGTCGGATTTGTTGGGCATCTGAAGGAGATGAAAACACAAAGTTTTTTCAAGCTTCCACCAAGATCAGGGAGAAGATTGGAATGACAGGTATCAACATCAACAGGGAATGGGTGTCTGATCCATAAAAGGTCAAAGAAGCAGCTTTCAATTCTTTGACCTTTTCGTTTTAAGAAAACCGAGTAATGTATCACAAATTATTCGAGCTCTTCCTTTTCCAACTTGGCGGATGAAGACAACACTTTACTATGCAGACAATTCGAGAAAGAGGAAATCAAAAAGGCTGTTTGGGATTGTGCAAGCTCGAAGGCTCTGGGGCCCGATGGGttcaatttcaatttcatcaaAAGTTTTTGGGAGATTTTAGAAGACGATGTTGTTAACTCTATTCGGGAGTTTGCTCATTTTAGTAACTTCTCACGTGGATGCAACAGCTCTTTCATCTCACTTATTCCAAAATCTTTGAATCCGGTGACGTTTAATGATTACCATCCAATAAGTCTTATTGTATGTTTGTATAAGTTTGTGGCGAAACTCCTTGTGAATAGGTTACAAAAGGTGCTTCCTAAGTTAATCAGCACCAATCAATCGGCGTTCATCAAATGAAGACAAATTTTAGACGGTGTATTAATTGTGAACGAGGTAATTCATTCTCTTAAAAAGGAGAAACGTAACCTCTTTCTTTTCAAAGTTGACTTTGAGAAGGCCTTTTATTGTGTTTATTGGGAGTTTTTGGACGATGTTATGAGACAAATGAATTTCTCTGCAACTTGGAGGAGTTGGATCAAAGGTTGTTTATCATCTGGTCGCTCTTCAGTATTAATTCGGCGTAGCCCAACGCAAGAATTTTCATTCGAGAAAGGTTTAAGGAAAGGAGATCCCTTATCTCCTTTCTTGTTCTTGATTGTAGGCGAGGCTTTAAGTGTTATGCTGAATGATGCCGTTAATCTTGAATTCTATAAAGGAGTTACAGTGGGTGAAAATGCTATTCAGTTGTCTCATCTTCAATTTGCGGATGATGTTCTCTTTTTCGGTGAATGGCCAAACACAAACGTTGCTAATTTAATCAGCATTGTTACTTGGTTCGGGATGGCATCCGGTCTTCGTGTCAACTTTGCAAAAAGTAAGATATTTGGTCTGGGCATTCCCAATTCGGAGATCACTGATGTGGCACATTCTATTAAGTGGCACGTTCTATTAACTGCTCCACTGGTAAGTTCCCTTTCGTATATTTGAGACTTCCGGTTGGGAGAAGTATGAAAAAAATTTGTGCCTGGGACaatatttttgaaaagtttttagccaaacttAATCCTTGGAAGGCGAAATTGTTATCAACTGGTGGAAGACTTGTTCTTACCAAATCAGTACTTGGAAGTTTGTCTTTATTTTTCATGTCTCTCTATAAAGCTCCGGCTAGCTTGCTCAAAAAGTTGGAATCGATCCGAAGAAAATTCCTCTGGGAATCGAAAATGATAAATGTATCTCTTGGATCAAATGGAATCATGCCTTAAAAAACAAAGCAACTGGAGGTTTTGGCATTGGAAGTTTAAAGGCAAAAAATCTTAGCCTTCTcgccaagtggtggtggaggttaaaAAGACAAAAAAAATGCGTTGTGGGATCGTATAATCAAATCCATCTACGGGCCAAATGGGGGTTTACATTGTTCTACGGTTCCACACTATTCTGGTACATTATGGTCGGCTATAGTCAAGAATGGGTATGAGATCGATGGTATTGGCGTACCTTTTACATCATCATTAATTTGCAAAGTTGGAAATGGCTGCAATGCCAGCTTTTGGCATGACATTTGGGCCCACAACACCTCTCAACCTTTAAAATATGTTTTCCCCAGGTTATATGCGTTGGATAGTTGTCAAGCAGCTAGTGTTGCCAACTGAGTCGAAAACGAGGCAAATGGTTTGAAGGGCATGTAGAGTTGGTGTAACAACATACGGGGTAGGGCTcagtgaaatgtctcgttcttattgattaaaaacgttccatattaattgatttcgttgcgaggttttgacctctatatgagacgtttttcaaagactgcattcattttaaaacaaaccataacctttatttcatcaataaaggtttaaaaagctttacgtagattatcaaataatgataatctaaaatatcctgtttacacacgaccattacataatagtttaaaatacaaatatgttacaacaaaataagtttcttgaatgcagtttttacacaatatcatacaagcatggactccaaatctcgtccttatttaagtatgcgacagcggaagctcttaataatcacctgagaataaacatgcttaaaacgtcaacaaaaatgttggtgagttataggtttaacctatatatatcaaatcgtaacaatagaccacaagatttcatatttcaatacacatcccatacatagagataaaaatcattcatatggtgaacacctggtaaccgacattaacaagatgcatatatataagaatatccccatcattccaggacacccttcggatatgatataaatttcgaagtactaaagcatccggtactttggatggggtttgttaggcccaatagatctatctttaggattcgcgtcaattagggtgtctgttccctaattcttagattaccagacttaataaaaaggggcatattcgatttcgataattcaaccatagaatgtagtttcacgtacttgtgtctattttgtaaatcatttataaaacctgcatgtattctcatcccaaaaatattagattttaaaagtgggactataactcactttcacagatttttacttcattgggaagtaagacttgaccactggttgattcacgaacctataacaatatatacatatatatcaaagtatgttcaaaatatatatacaacacttttagtatattttgatgttttaagtttattaagtcagctgtcctagttagtaacctacaactagttgtccacagttagatgtacagaaataaatcgataaatattatcttgaatcaatccacgacccagtgtatacgtatctcagtattgatcacaactcaaactatatatattttggaatcaacctcaaccctgtatagctaactccaacattaacatatagagtgtctatggttgttccgaaatatatatagatgtgtcgacatgataggttgaaatattgtatacgtgtctatggtatctcaagattacataatatacaatacaagttgattaagttatggttggaatagatttgttaccaattttcacgtagctaaaatgagaaaaattatccaatcttgttttacccataacttcttcattttaaatccgttttgagtgaatcaaattgctatggtttcatattgaactctattttatgaatctaaacagaaaaagtataggtttatagtcggaaaaataagttacaagtcgtttttgtaaaggtagtcatttcagtcgaaagaacgacgtctagatgaccattttagaaaacatacttccactttgagtttaaccataatttttggatatagtttcatgttcataataaaaattattttctcagaataacaacttttaaatcaaagtttatcatagtttttaattaactaacccaaaacagcccgcggtgttactacgacggcgtaaatccggttttacggtgtttttcgtgtctccaggttttaaatcattaagttagcatatcatatagatatagaacatgtgtttagttgattttaaaagtcaagttagaaggattaa
This genomic window from Rutidosis leptorrhynchoides isolate AG116_Rl617_1_P2 chromosome 2, CSIRO_AGI_Rlap_v1, whole genome shotgun sequence contains:
- the LOC139889479 gene encoding jacalin-related lectin 19-like, with product MKWNHNRNQMLNSHFVGLNMDNIILLGPWGGNGGNYWEDGVHSGVREINLVYSSCIDSIRVTYDDNGKPFQAEKHGGVGGTKSAQIKLKFPEEVLISVSGHYCPVVYGGSDVIRSLTFKSNQRTFGPFGVEEGTPFHFMTHGSHIVGFYGRNGWFLDSIGFCLSPIKTNIFQRFQMMFKGFHPLGAKDSEPHKNKGSNGYRWGI